The Pseudomonas sp. FP2309 genomic sequence TCGTTGGCGCCCTGCACTTCCATTGGGTCGTGGGGCTGCTCGGTGGCGACCAGCAAACCGTCACTCACGGCCATCTCGATCACGTCGGTGAGGTAGTACTCGCCTTGGGCGTTGTTGTTCGACAGGCGGCTCATCCAGTCGGCAAGCTTGTTGGCAGGCACCGCGAGAATCCCGGTGTTGCCCTCGGTGATGGCACGCTGGGCTTCACTGGCGTCTTTGTGCTCGACGATGGCGGCGACCTTGCCGTCGGCGTTGCGCACGATGCGGCCGTAGCCGGTGGGGTCATCCAGTTCGACGGTCAGCAGGCCCATTTGGCCTGGGACCACGTGCTTGAGCAGGCGTTGCAGGGTTTCCACTTCGATCAGCGGCACGTCGCCGTAGAGGATCAGCACGGTGTCAGCGGTGATGAACGGCACGGCTTGTGCGGTGGCGTGGCCGGTGCCCAGTTGCTTGTCCTGCAGGACGAAATTCAGGTCATCCGCCGCCAGACGCTCACGCACCACATCGGCACCGTGGCCGATGACCACGTGGATACGTTGCGGACTCAGCTGCCGGGCGCTGTGGATAACATGGCCAAGCATGGAATTACCGGCCACCGGGTGCAGCACCTTAGGCAGGGCCGAACGCATGCGGGTGCCCTGGCCTGCGGCGAGAATGACGATTTCAAGAGACATGAATGGCTACCAATCCTGGGCGGTCCGGGTTCAGACCAGAGAAGTGTTTTGCAAAAAAAGAAAAAGGGTAGCCGAGGCTACCCTTTTTAATCAATCGCGCTTGAAGCATGACGGCATGGCCGCTTACTTCTTGCGGATCTGCTGGAGCGTGCGCAGCTGGGCTGCAGCCTCGGCCAGACGTACAGCAGCAGCGCTGTAGTCGAAGTCCGCTCCCTTTTCGTTCAGGGCCTTCTCAGCAGCCTTGACGGCTTCCTGAGCGGAGGCTTCATCCAGGTCGCCAGCACGTTGCACGGTGTCGGCAAGTACCTTGACCATGTTCGGCTGAACCTCGAGGAAACCACCGGAGATGTAAAACACCTCCTTGTCCCCACCTTGCTTGGTCAACGTGATCGGACCTGGCTTCAAGCTGGTGATCAACGGCGCGTGGCCCATGGCAATACCCAGGTCACCGAGTTCGCCGTGTGCAATCACCATTTCTACCAGACCGGAGAAGATTTCCCCTTCCGCGCTGACGATATCGCAATGGACTGTCATAGCCATCTGATTGCCTCAACCTGATGAGCGCCCGTTTCCGGGCGCTTGGATTACAGTTTCTTGGCTTTCTCGATCGCTTCTTCGATGCCGCCGACCATGTAGAACGCTTGTTCTGGCAGGTGGTCGTAGTCACCGTTGAGGATGCCTTTGAAGCCAGCAATGGTGTCTTTCAGGGAAACGTATTTACCCGAAGCACCGGTGAAGACTTCAGCCACGAAGAACGGCTGCGACAAGAAGCGCTGGATCTTACGAGCACGGTTTACCAACTGCTTGTCGGCTTCCGACAGCTCGTCCATACCCAGAATCGCGATGATGTCCTTCAGTTCTTTGTAACGCTGCAGCACGTACTGAACGCCGCGAGCGGTGTCGTAGTGCTCCTGGCCGATCACGTTCGGGTCCAGCTGGCGCGAAGTCGAGTCGAGTGGATCGACCGCTGGGTAGATACCCAGGGAAGCGATGTCACGGGACAGTACGACAGTTGCGTCCAAGTGGGCGAAGGTGGTCGCAGGCGACGGGTCGGTCAAGTCATCCGCAGGTACGTATACCGCTTGGATCGAAGTGATCGAACCTTCCTTGGTCGAAGTGATACGTTCTTGCAGAACGCCCATCTCTTCAGCCAGGGTCGGCTGATAACCTACTGCAGAAGGCATACGGCCCAGCAGTGCGGATACTTCAGTACCGGCCAGGGTGTAACGATAGATGTTGTCGACGAACAGCAGAACGTCGTTACCTTCGTCACGGAACTTCTCGGCCATGGTCAGGCCGGTCAGTGCCACGCGCAGACGGTTTCCCGGCGGCTCGTTCATCTGACCGTAAACCAGTGCCACTTTGTCCAGAACGTTGGAGTCCTTCATCTCGTGGTAGAAGTCGTTACCCTCACGAGTACGCTCACCCACACCGGCGAACACGGAATAACCGCTGTGCTCGATGGCGATGTTACGGATCAGTTCCATCATGTTTACGGTCTTGCCTACACCGGCACCACCGAACAGACCGACTTTACCGCCTTTGGCGAACGGGCAAACCAGGTCGATAACCTTGATGCCGGTTTCCAGCAGATCGTTGCCGCCCGCTTGCTCGGCGAACGAAGGTGCTGGGCGGTGAATGCCCCAACGCTCTTCGGTGTCGATCGGACCGGCTTCGTCAATCGGATTGCCCAGTACGTCCATGATCCGGCCCAGGGTCGCTTTACCGACCGGTACGGAGATGGCTGCGCCAGAGTCGATAACGTCCAGACCGCGCTTCAAGCCTTCGGTGGAACCCATCGCAATGGTACGAACTACGCCGTCGCCCAGCTGCTGCTGAACTTCCAGAGTAGTTTCCGCGCCTTGTACTTTCAGCGCGTTGTAGATGCTCGGTACGCTGTCGCGTGGGAATTCCACGTCGATAACGGCGCCGATGATTTGAACGATACGTCCGCTACTCATAGCTGGATCCTCTGAATATTTGAACCGTTAAACCGCGGCAGCGCCGCCGACGATTTCCGAGATCTCTTGGGTGATCGCAGCCTGACGCGCCTTGTTGTAGATCAGCTGCAAATCGCTGATCAGATCACCGGCGTTGTCGGTAGCGTTTTTCATCGCGATCATCCGCGCCGCTTGTTCAGCTGCGTTGTTCTCGACCACCGCCTGGTACACCTGCGACTCCACGTAGCGCACCATCAAGCCGTCAAGCAGCTCTTTGGCGTCTGGTTCGTAGAGGTAGTCCCAGTGGTGCTTGAGTTCCTGATCCGGGGTCGCCACCAGTGGAATCAATTGCTCCACGGTTGGCTGCTGGGTCATGGTGTTGATGAACTTGTTGGATACCACGGACAGGCGGTCAATCCGGCCTTCCAGGTACGCATCCAGCATCACCTTCACACTGCCGATCAAATCATTGATCGACGGCTCTTCACCCAGGTGGCTGATAGCTGCAACGACGTTACCGCCGAAGTTGCGGAAAAAGGCCGCACCCTTGCTACCGACAACACACAGATCGATCTCGACGCCGTTTTCGCGGTTTACCGCCATGTCCTTGACCAGGGCCTTGAACAGGTTGGTATTCAGGCCACCGCACAAACCACGGTCACTGCTCACTACCACATAACCTACACGCTTGACGGCGCGCTCGATCATGAACGGGTGGCGGTATTCCGGGTTGGCGTTGGCCAGATGCCCAATTACCTGGCGGATACGTTCCGCATAAGGACGGCTAGCAGCCATGCGCATTTGTGCCTTGCGCATTTTGCTGACCGCCACTTTTTCCATGGCGCTGGTAATTTTTTGCGTGCTTTTGATGCTCGCAATCTTACTGCGAATCTCTTTTGCGCCTGCCATGTAACACCTATCAGGTTAGCAAGCGGGAGCCTTGCGGCTCCCGCTGCGGCTTACCAGGTTTGGGTGGCCTTGAACTTCTCGATACCGGCTTTCATGCCAGCGTCGATATCGTCATTGAAGTCACCCTTCACGTTGATCTTCGCCATCAATTCGGCGTGATCGCGGTTGAAGTAAGCAATCAGCGCTTGTTCGAAGCTGCCGACCTTGGTGATTTCAACGTCGGTCAGGAACCCACGCTCAGCGGCATACAGCGACAACGCCATGTCAGCGATCGACATTGGGGCGTATTGCTTCTGCTTCATCAGCTCGGTAACGCGCTGACCATGCTCAAGTTGCTTACGGGTCGCTTCGTCCAGGTCAGAAGCGAACTGGGCGAATGCCGCCAGTTCACGGTACTGAGCCAGAGCGGTACGGATACCACCGGAGAGCTTCTTGATGATCTTGGTCTGAGCGGCACCACCCACACGGGATACCGAAACACCGGCGTTCACTGCTGGGCGGATGCCCGAGTTGAACATGGCCGATTCCAGGAAGATCTGACCGTCAGTGATGGAAATCACGTTGGTCGGAACGAACGCGGAAACGTCGCCAGCCTGGGTTTCGATGATCGGCAGTGCGGTCAGGGAACCGGTTTTGCCGGTCACTGCGCCGTTGGTGAACTTCTCGACGTACTCTTCCGAAACGCGGGATGCGCGCTCCAGCAGACGGGAGTGGAGATAGAACACGTCGCCTGGGTAAGCTTCACGGCCTGGTGGACGGCGCAGCAGCAGGGAGATTTGGCGATAAGCCACTGCCTGCTTGGACAGATCGTCATAAACGATCAGCGCGTCTTCACCGCGGTCGCGGAAGAATTCACCCATGGTGCAACCGGAATACGGTGCCAGGAATTGCAGCGCAGGAGATTCCGAAGCACTGGCAGCCACGATGATCGTGTTGGCCAGGGCGCCGTTTTCTTCCAGCTTGCGAACCACGTTGGCGATGGTCGATTGCTTCTGACCAATGGCTACGTAGACGCAGAAAATGCCGCTGTTCTTCTGGTTGATGATCGCGTCGATCGCCAGAGCGGTTTTACCGATCTGACGGTCACCGATGATCAGCTCACGCTGGCCACGGCCGACTGGGATCATGGCATCGACAGCCTTGTAGCCAGTCTGTACAGGCTGGTCTACCGACTTACGCCAGATCACGCCTGGAGCAACTTTCTCGACCGCGTCGGTCTCGGTGTTGCCCAGTGGACCTTTGCCGTCAACAGGGTTACCCAGTGCATCGACTACGCGACCCAGCAGTTCCTTACCAACCGGAACTTCCAGGATGCGGCCTGTGCACTTGGCGCTCATGCCTTCAGCCAGACTGGTGTAAGCGCCCAATACAACGGCACCTACGGAGTCTTGCTCCAGGTTGAGGGCCATACCGTAGACGCCGCCCGGAAACTCGATCATCTCGCCGTACATTACGTCGGCCAGACCGTGAATCCGCACGATGCCGTCAGATACGCTGACGACAGTGCCTTCGTTACGGGCTTGGGAGGTCACATCGAGCTTGTCGATGCGGCCCTTGATAATTTCACTTATTTCGGAAGGATTGAGTTGCTGCATTGCTCTGCTGCCCCTTCAAACTCAAGATTTCAATGCTTCGGCAAGTTTCGCGATTTTGCCGCGAATCGAGCCATCGATAACCAGGTCGCCGGCACGGATAACAACACCACCAATCAGGGATGCGTCCTCCGAAGCTTGCAGGCGCACTTCCCGATTGAGTCGTGCACTGAGAACCTTGGCGAGTTTGTCTTGCTGTTCTTGGTTCAATGCAAAAGCACTGGTCACTTCAACGTCTACCGATTTCTCTGCTTCGGCCTTGTACAGGTCGAACAGAGCGGCGATCTCCGGCAACAGCTGGAGACGGTCGTTTTCGGCAACGACGTTGATGAAGTTCTGCACTTTCACATCAAACTTGTCGCCGCACACTTCAATAAAAGTGGCGGCCTTGTCTGCGCTCGTCAGGCGCGGGGCCTTGAGCACGCGCTGCATGGTGTCATCTTGCGACACTGCTGCAGCCAGGCCGAGCATGGCTGACCAAGAGGCCAGTTGCTGGTGGGCCTGGGCGTGCTCGAAGGCTGCCTTAGCGTAAGGTCGGGCCAACGTGGTCAGTTCTGCCATG encodes the following:
- a CDS encoding F0F1 ATP synthase subunit epsilon: MAMTVHCDIVSAEGEIFSGLVEMVIAHGELGDLGIAMGHAPLITSLKPGPITLTKQGGDKEVFYISGGFLEVQPNMVKVLADTVQRAGDLDEASAQEAVKAAEKALNEKGADFDYSAAAVRLAEAAAQLRTLQQIRKK
- the atpD gene encoding F0F1 ATP synthase subunit beta; translation: MSSGRIVQIIGAVIDVEFPRDSVPSIYNALKVQGAETTLEVQQQLGDGVVRTIAMGSTEGLKRGLDVIDSGAAISVPVGKATLGRIMDVLGNPIDEAGPIDTEERWGIHRPAPSFAEQAGGNDLLETGIKVIDLVCPFAKGGKVGLFGGAGVGKTVNMMELIRNIAIEHSGYSVFAGVGERTREGNDFYHEMKDSNVLDKVALVYGQMNEPPGNRLRVALTGLTMAEKFRDEGNDVLLFVDNIYRYTLAGTEVSALLGRMPSAVGYQPTLAEEMGVLQERITSTKEGSITSIQAVYVPADDLTDPSPATTFAHLDATVVLSRDIASLGIYPAVDPLDSTSRQLDPNVIGQEHYDTARGVQYVLQRYKELKDIIAILGMDELSEADKQLVNRARKIQRFLSQPFFVAEVFTGASGKYVSLKDTIAGFKGILNGDYDHLPEQAFYMVGGIEEAIEKAKKL
- the atpG gene encoding F0F1 ATP synthase subunit gamma — its product is MAGAKEIRSKIASIKSTQKITSAMEKVAVSKMRKAQMRMAASRPYAERIRQVIGHLANANPEYRHPFMIERAVKRVGYVVVSSDRGLCGGLNTNLFKALVKDMAVNRENGVEIDLCVVGSKGAAFFRNFGGNVVAAISHLGEEPSINDLIGSVKVMLDAYLEGRIDRLSVVSNKFINTMTQQPTVEQLIPLVATPDQELKHHWDYLYEPDAKELLDGLMVRYVESQVYQAVVENNAAEQAARMIAMKNATDNAGDLISDLQLIYNKARQAAITQEISEIVGGAAAV
- the atpA gene encoding F0F1 ATP synthase subunit alpha, which codes for MQQLNPSEISEIIKGRIDKLDVTSQARNEGTVVSVSDGIVRIHGLADVMYGEMIEFPGGVYGMALNLEQDSVGAVVLGAYTSLAEGMSAKCTGRILEVPVGKELLGRVVDALGNPVDGKGPLGNTETDAVEKVAPGVIWRKSVDQPVQTGYKAVDAMIPVGRGQRELIIGDRQIGKTALAIDAIINQKNSGIFCVYVAIGQKQSTIANVVRKLEENGALANTIIVAASASESPALQFLAPYSGCTMGEFFRDRGEDALIVYDDLSKQAVAYRQISLLLRRPPGREAYPGDVFYLHSRLLERASRVSEEYVEKFTNGAVTGKTGSLTALPIIETQAGDVSAFVPTNVISITDGQIFLESAMFNSGIRPAVNAGVSVSRVGGAAQTKIIKKLSGGIRTALAQYRELAAFAQFASDLDEATRKQLEHGQRVTELMKQKQYAPMSIADMALSLYAAERGFLTDVEITKVGSFEQALIAYFNRDHAELMAKINVKGDFNDDIDAGMKAGIEKFKATQTW
- a CDS encoding F0F1 ATP synthase subunit delta, which gives rise to MAELTTLARPYAKAAFEHAQAHQQLASWSAMLGLAAAVSQDDTMQRVLKAPRLTSADKAATFIEVCGDKFDVKVQNFINVVAENDRLQLLPEIAALFDLYKAEAEKSVDVEVTSAFALNQEQQDKLAKVLSARLNREVRLQASEDASLIGGVVIRAGDLVIDGSIRGKIAKLAEALKS